The proteins below come from a single Pleuronectes platessa chromosome 3, fPlePla1.1, whole genome shotgun sequence genomic window:
- the map1lc3c gene encoding microtubule-associated proteins 1A/1B light chain 3C, whose amino-acid sequence MPPLEKPQLQNKPFKLRKSFATRRQEVAGIRAKFPNKIPVIIERFDREKFLPPLDKTKFLVPHELSMTQFITIIRNRMALLPTQAFYLLVNNSGLSSMSLTMAQVYKDHQDEDGFLYMTYASQEMFGR is encoded by the exons ATGCCTCCGTTAGAAAAGCCTCAGCTGCAGAACAAACCGTTCAAACTGCGGAAGAGTTTCG ccaccaggaggcaggaggtggcGGGAATCAGAGCCAAGTTCCCCAATAAGATCCCG GTCATCATCGAGCGGTTCGACAGAGAGaagtttcttcctcctctggatAAAACCAAGTTCCTGGTTCCTCACGAGCTCAGCATGACGCagttcatcaccatcatcag gaaCAGGATGGCTCTGCTGCCCACTCAGGCCTTCTACCTGCTGGTGAACAACAGTGGGCTGAGCAGCATGTCCCTCACCATGGCCCAGGTGTACAAGGACCACCAGGACGAGGACGGCTTCCTCTACATGACCTACGCCTCGCAGGAGATGTTCGGACGCTGA
- the strn gene encoding striatin — MDEQAGPGVFFGGSNSPGLAGGVRAPKPGDGVGEAARAHYSVPGILHFLQHEWARVEVQRAQWEVERAELQAQMAFLQGERRGQENLKKDLVRRIKMLEYALKQERAKYHKVKYGTDLNQGEIKAPSYDSDEGNESEAPSSPNSSHQLSWKQGRQLLRQYLQEVGYTDTVLDVKSQRVRALLGLTQDSTEKRPEPMVNGTEGSSLRDEAMVSKPDMSDSAAVLEAFKFIESAAAEFSDEDEEEDEEERDKTLDLATIVKKKPSSTPSSTTSDLSDTEEALKGFDFLAGPDELDGSAESRCGEDSGEWEKEACPLGELSWDVDQGLIAQLKEQYKKERKGKKGIKRPNRSKLQDMLATLRDAEELPSMQPPVTPPSRPSVPRLTSEQEAGRPDDETMTYLPASGKALVLGRVDEAVSNELGLGELGELAGLTVANEAESLAYDITSNQDALRKTWNPKFTLRSHFDSVRSLAFHPVEPVLVTASEDHTIKLWNLQKTAPAKKCAALDVEPIYTFRAHSGAVLCVTVSSSGDQCFSGGVDGTVQSWNMPSPSIDPYDSYESSVLRGALCGHTDAVWGVVYSSAHHRLLSCSADGTLRLWNAADTSPALAVFNEQGELGVPTSVDLVSSEPAHMVTSFTSGHIGLFNMETQQLVLRLDSAGAPEAPCKINKVLSHPTLPITITAQEDRHIQFFDNNTGKLIHSMVAHLDAVTCLAVDPNGLYLMSGSHDCSIRLWNMESKTCIQEFTAHRKKFEDSIHDVAFHPTRCYIGSAGADALAKVFV, encoded by the exons ATGGACGAGCAGGCGGGCCCCGGTGTCTTCTTCGGCGGCAGCAACAGCCCGGGTCTGGCCGGCGGTGTCAGAGCTCCGAAGCCCGGGGACGGTGTCGGAGAAGCGGCCCGAGCTCACTACAGCGTCCCGGGgattctccacttcctccagcacGAGTGGGCCCGCGTGGAGGTGCAGCGGGCGCAGTGGGAGGTGGAGCGGGCCGAGCTGCAG GCTCAGATGGCCTTCCTGCAGGGGGAGAGGCGGGGGCAGGAGAACCTGAAGAAAGACCTGGTGAGACGCATCAAGATGCTGGAGTACGCTCTGAAGCAGGAGCG GGCTAAATACCATAAAGTGAAATATGGAACCGACCTGAACCAGGGGGAGATCAAAGCTCCGAGTTACGACTCAG aTGAGGGGAACGAGAGTGAAGCTCCCAGTTCTCCAAACAGCAGCCATCAGCTCAGCTGGAAACAAGGACGCCAGCTGCTCCGACA gtacCTGCAGGAGGTGGGCTACACCGACACTGTCCTGGACGTGAAGTCTCAGCGGGTGAGAGCGCTGCTCGGTCTGACCCAGGACTCCACAGAGAAGAGACCCGAACCCATGGTCAACGGCACAGAGGGGTCTTCACTGAGGGACGAGGCCATGGTCAG taAACCCGACATGTCGGACTCAGCCGCCGTGCTGGAGGCGTTCAAGTTCATAGAGAGCGCCGCGGCAGAGTTCAgcgacgaggacgaggaggaggacgaggaagagagagacaaaacCCTGGACCTGGCTACA ATAGTGAAGAAGAAGCCGTCGTCGACTCCGTCCTccacgacctctgacctcagcgaCACCGAGGAGGCGCTGAAGGGTTTCGACTTCCTGGCCGGTCCAGACGAGCTGGACGGGTCGGCTGAGTCCAGGTGCGGCGAGGACAGTGGAGAGTGGG AGAAGGAGGCGTGTCCTCTGGGGGAGCTGTCGTGGGACGTGGACCAGGGCCTGATAGCTCAGCTGAAGGAGCAGTACAAGAAGGAGCGAAAGGGGAAGAAGGGAATAAAGA gACCAAACCGGTCGAAGCTTCAGGACATGCTGGCCACCCTGCGTGACGCCGAGGAACTTCCCTCGATGCAGCCTCCTGTGACGCCTCCATCACGGCCCAGTGTGCCCAGACTCACCAGTGAGCAGGAGGCGGGACGCCCCGACGACG AGACGATGACCTACCTGCCGGCGTCTGGGAAAGCGCTCGTCCTGGGCCGAGTGGACGAGGCGGTTTCTAACGAGCTCGGACTGGGAGAACTGGGAGAACTGGCCGGACTGACGGTCGCCAACGAAGCCGAATCCCTGGCGTACGAC ATCACCAGCAACCAGGACGCCCTGAGGAAAACCTGGAACCCCAAGTTCACCCTGCGGAGCCACTTCGACTCGGTGCGGAGTCTGGCCTTCCACCCGGTGGAGCCGGTCCTGGTCACCGCCTCCGAGGACCACACCATCAAACTGTGGAACCTCCAGAAGACGGCGCCCGCCAAGAA ATGTGCAGCTTTAGATGTGGAGCCCATCTACACATTCAGAGCCCACAG cgGCGCCGTCCTGTGCGTCACCGTGAGCTCCAGTGGAGACCAATGCTTCAGTGGGGGGGTGGACGGCACCGTTCAGAGCTGGAACATGCCCAGCCCCAGCATCGACCCCTACGACTCATATG aGTCCTCCGTCCTGCGGGGGGCGCTGTGTGGTCATACGGACGCTGTGTGGGGGGTGGTCTACAGCTCGGCTCATCAccgcctcctctcctgctcggCGGACGGGACGCTGCGGCTCTGGAACGCCGCCGACACCTCGCCGGCTCTCGCCGTGTTCAATGAGCAAGGAG agctCGGTGTTCCCACCTCCGTGGACCTGGTGAGCAGCGAGCCGGCCCACATGGTGACCTCCTTCACCTCGGGACACATCGGCCTCTTCAACATGGAGACCCAGCAGCTCGTCCTGAGGCTGGACTCAGCCGGAGCGCCAG AGGCTCCCTGCAAGATCAACAAAGTGCTGAGTCATCCCACGCTGCCCATCACCATCACGGCGCAGGAGGACCGCCACATCCAGTTCTTTGATAACAACACAG GTAAACTGATCCACTCGATGGTCGCTCACCTGGACGCTGTGACCTGTCTCGCTGTGGATCCCAACGGACTGTACCTCATGTCTGGAA gtCATGATTGTTCTATCCGTCTGTGGAACATGGAAAGTAAAACCTGTATCCAGGAGTTCACGGCTCACCGTAAGAAGTTTGAGGACTCGATCCACGACGTGGCGTTCCATCCGACCAGGTGCTACATCGGCAGCGCCGGTGCAGACGCGCTCGCCAAAGTTTTTGTATGA
- the LOC128437539 gene encoding BTB/POZ domain-containing protein 3 isoform X1 — translation MAAELFPGKKLLPPASVSHLQRQNETNNNLHPGAASCCTWQGLYPTVRERNSVMFNNETMADVHFVVGPPGGTQRVPGHKYVLAVGSSVFHAMFYGELAEDQEEIRIPDVEPPSFLAMMKYIYCDEIDLCADTVLATLYAAKKYIVPHLARACVSFLETSLSAKNACVLLSQSCLFEEPDLTQRCWEVIDAQAELALRSDGFCDIDSQTLESILRRETLNAKEMVVFDAALHWAEAECQRQDLAPTIENKRLVLGKAIYLIRIPTMALEDFANGAAQSDVLTLNETNDLFLWFTAANKPELLFCSKPRKGLSSQRCHRFQSCAYRSNQWRYRGRCDSIQFAVDKRVFIAGFGLYGSSCGSAEYSAKIELKRQGVPMAQRIIKFFSDGSSSTFTVWFEFPVQIEPDTFYTASVVLDGNELSYFGQEGMTEVQCGKVTFQFQCSSDSTNGTGVQGGQIPELIFYA, via the exons ATGGCCGCAGAGCTGTTCCCCGGGAAGAAGCTGCTCCCTCCGGCCTCCGTCAGTCACCTCCAGCGGCAGAACGAGACCAACAACAACCTCCACCCGGGAGCTGCGAGCTGCTGCACCTGGCAGGGCCTGTACCCGACCGTCCGGGAGAG AAACTCAGTGATGTTCAACAATGAGACGATGGCAGACGTCCACTTCGTGGTCGGGCCGCCCGGGGGGACGCAGCGAGTCCCGGGACACAAG TACGTCCTGGCGGTCGGCAGCTCGGTTTTCCACGCCATGTTCTACGGGGAACTGGCCGAGGATCAGGAGGAGATCCGGATCCCTGACGTGGAGCCGCCGTCCTTCCTCGCCATGATGAA GTACATCTACTGTGACGAGATCGACCTCTGTGCCGACACGGTGCTGGCGACTCTCTACGCTGCCAAGAAGTACATCGTGCCTCACCTGGCCCGGGCCTGcgtcagcttcctggagacgaGCCTGAGCGCTAAGAACGCCTGCGTGCTGCTGTCCCAGAGCTGCCTGTTCGAGGAGCCCGACCTGACGCAGCGCTGCTGGGAGGTGATCGACGCCCAGGCCGAGCTCGCGCTGCGCTCAGACGGCTTCTGTGACATCGACTCTCAGACGCTGGAGAGCATCCTGCGGCGGGAAACGCTCAACGCCAAAGAGATGGTGGTGTTCGACGCGGCGCTGCACTGGGCCGAGGCCGAGTGCCAACGACAAGACCTGGCACCGACCATCGAGAACAAGCGCCTGGTGCTGGGGAAGGCCATCTACCTGATCCGCATTCCCACCATGGCGCTGGAGGACTTCGCCAACGGAGCCGCCCAGTCGGACGTGCTCACGCTCAACGAGACCAACGACCTCTTCCTGTGGTTCACCGCCGCCaacaagccggaactcttgttcTGCAGCAAACCTCGTAAAGGCCTGTCGTCCCAGCGCTGCCACCGCTTCCAGTCCTGCGCCTACCGGAGCAACCAGTGGCGCTACCGGGGCCGCTGCGACAGCATCCAGTTCGCCGTGGACAAACGCGTCTTCATCGCTGGTTTCGGTTTGTACGGCTCCAGTTGCGGCTCGGCCGAGTACAGCGCCAAAATCGAGCTGAAGCGTCAGGGCGTGCCGATGGCCCAGAGGATCATCAAGTTCTTCTCTGACGGCTCCAGCAGCACCTTCACAGTCTGGTTCGAGTTCCCGGTGCAGATCGAGCCGGACACCTTCTACACCGCCAGCGTGGTGCTGGACGGCAACGAGCTCAGCTACTTCGGCCAGGAGGGCATGACGGAGGTGCAGTGCGGCAAAGTGACCTTCCAGTTCCAGTGCTCGTCAGACAGCACCAACGGCACCGGAGTGCAGGGGGGGCAGATCCCCGAGCTCATCTTCTACGCCTGA
- the LOC128437539 gene encoding BTB/POZ domain-containing protein 3 isoform X2, whose translation MMMRDTGLMISSRFERNSVMFNNETMADVHFVVGPPGGTQRVPGHKYVLAVGSSVFHAMFYGELAEDQEEIRIPDVEPPSFLAMMKYIYCDEIDLCADTVLATLYAAKKYIVPHLARACVSFLETSLSAKNACVLLSQSCLFEEPDLTQRCWEVIDAQAELALRSDGFCDIDSQTLESILRRETLNAKEMVVFDAALHWAEAECQRQDLAPTIENKRLVLGKAIYLIRIPTMALEDFANGAAQSDVLTLNETNDLFLWFTAANKPELLFCSKPRKGLSSQRCHRFQSCAYRSNQWRYRGRCDSIQFAVDKRVFIAGFGLYGSSCGSAEYSAKIELKRQGVPMAQRIIKFFSDGSSSTFTVWFEFPVQIEPDTFYTASVVLDGNELSYFGQEGMTEVQCGKVTFQFQCSSDSTNGTGVQGGQIPELIFYA comes from the exons ATGATGATGAGGGACACAGGTCTGATGATATCATCTAGATTTGAACG AAACTCAGTGATGTTCAACAATGAGACGATGGCAGACGTCCACTTCGTGGTCGGGCCGCCCGGGGGGACGCAGCGAGTCCCGGGACACAAG TACGTCCTGGCGGTCGGCAGCTCGGTTTTCCACGCCATGTTCTACGGGGAACTGGCCGAGGATCAGGAGGAGATCCGGATCCCTGACGTGGAGCCGCCGTCCTTCCTCGCCATGATGAA GTACATCTACTGTGACGAGATCGACCTCTGTGCCGACACGGTGCTGGCGACTCTCTACGCTGCCAAGAAGTACATCGTGCCTCACCTGGCCCGGGCCTGcgtcagcttcctggagacgaGCCTGAGCGCTAAGAACGCCTGCGTGCTGCTGTCCCAGAGCTGCCTGTTCGAGGAGCCCGACCTGACGCAGCGCTGCTGGGAGGTGATCGACGCCCAGGCCGAGCTCGCGCTGCGCTCAGACGGCTTCTGTGACATCGACTCTCAGACGCTGGAGAGCATCCTGCGGCGGGAAACGCTCAACGCCAAAGAGATGGTGGTGTTCGACGCGGCGCTGCACTGGGCCGAGGCCGAGTGCCAACGACAAGACCTGGCACCGACCATCGAGAACAAGCGCCTGGTGCTGGGGAAGGCCATCTACCTGATCCGCATTCCCACCATGGCGCTGGAGGACTTCGCCAACGGAGCCGCCCAGTCGGACGTGCTCACGCTCAACGAGACCAACGACCTCTTCCTGTGGTTCACCGCCGCCaacaagccggaactcttgttcTGCAGCAAACCTCGTAAAGGCCTGTCGTCCCAGCGCTGCCACCGCTTCCAGTCCTGCGCCTACCGGAGCAACCAGTGGCGCTACCGGGGCCGCTGCGACAGCATCCAGTTCGCCGTGGACAAACGCGTCTTCATCGCTGGTTTCGGTTTGTACGGCTCCAGTTGCGGCTCGGCCGAGTACAGCGCCAAAATCGAGCTGAAGCGTCAGGGCGTGCCGATGGCCCAGAGGATCATCAAGTTCTTCTCTGACGGCTCCAGCAGCACCTTCACAGTCTGGTTCGAGTTCCCGGTGCAGATCGAGCCGGACACCTTCTACACCGCCAGCGTGGTGCTGGACGGCAACGAGCTCAGCTACTTCGGCCAGGAGGGCATGACGGAGGTGCAGTGCGGCAAAGTGACCTTCCAGTTCCAGTGCTCGTCAGACAGCACCAACGGCACCGGAGTGCAGGGGGGGCAGATCCCCGAGCTCATCTTCTACGCCTGA